A window from Embleya scabrispora encodes these proteins:
- a CDS encoding beta-glucosidase family protein, with translation MSQANGHDDRTHPLPPVATAYGAAASPEIDVPPPPRVPDRREPDPRAPEARARESDPPAPGSDPDAPVSDAPAFDPNAQVSDPHARIEAALAELDLERKVRLLTGSGFWRTAAEPAIGLREMVLCDGPAGVRGERFDEREPSASLPCPTALAASWDEDLVERVGTLLAGEARRKGVDVVLGPTVNLQRSPYAGRHFECYSEDPLLSGRIGAALVRGVQSGGVAATVKHYTANDSETERYSVDVRMSERALHEVHLAAFEEIVRAGGVWALMAAYNSVDGVTMTESPLLDTPLRTEWGFDGLVVSDWFATRSTEGAGRAGLDLAMPGPGPDQPWGAALVAAVRDGRVPERAVDDKVRHLLLLASRVGALDGVRPTPPAPAPAPEPAALLREAAAAGIVLLRDTGTALPLDPGRVRRVAVLGPNADTPRIQGGGSATVIPPYTIGPLAGLRAALGPEVRVEHAVGARIRHRLPAVTEAEVRDPGSGARGLRVRFLGPDGTVLHEELRGGGRLLWLDDPIVAQAVAIEAAGVLEVGEDGPHRIGVAGVGRFRLAADDVVVVDEDLVTDDPLGGILTPPERWAELDLKAGQEVELRLRHEFALERPGTGFVLGVDPPAAHENEDLAHAVAVAADAEVAIVVVGSTEESDSEGRDRIHLSLPGRQDELIRRVAEVNPNTVVVLNSGSPVLLPWRSEVAAILVGWFPGQEFGAALADVLLGRVEPGGRLPVTWPAYEDDPAVLTTTPIAGRLDYTEGIHIGHRGWARAGATPAYPFGHGLGWTTWTHVGVETLPSGPDFVARVTVRNTGDRPGRHLIQAYLSRPDSTVERPVSWLASYTHATADPDTETTVDLHIPSRAFQHWEPGKGPQTEPGTYTLHIGTSSTNLPLTTPLTVPTPSLTTTPTQPAP, from the coding sequence GTGTCGCAGGCCAACGGTCATGATGACCGCACCCACCCCTTGCCCCCGGTCGCGACGGCGTACGGCGCCGCCGCGTCACCCGAAATCGACGTCCCACCCCCGCCGCGCGTGCCGGATCGGCGTGAACCGGATCCCCGCGCGCCGGAAGCCCGGGCCCGGGAGTCGGACCCGCCGGCGCCGGGCTCGGACCCGGATGCGCCGGTCTCCGATGCGCCGGCTTTCGATCCGAATGCGCAGGTCTCCGACCCGCACGCGCGGATCGAGGCCGCGCTCGCGGAACTGGATCTGGAACGCAAGGTCCGACTGCTCACCGGCTCGGGATTCTGGCGCACCGCCGCCGAACCGGCGATCGGACTGCGCGAGATGGTGCTGTGCGACGGCCCGGCGGGCGTGCGCGGCGAACGTTTCGACGAGCGTGAGCCGTCCGCCTCCCTGCCCTGCCCGACCGCGCTCGCCGCCTCCTGGGACGAGGACCTGGTCGAGCGGGTCGGCACGCTGCTCGCCGGCGAGGCGCGCCGCAAGGGGGTGGACGTCGTGCTCGGCCCCACCGTCAACCTCCAGCGCAGCCCGTACGCCGGGCGGCACTTCGAGTGCTACTCGGAGGACCCGCTGCTGTCCGGACGGATCGGCGCGGCACTGGTGCGCGGCGTGCAGTCGGGCGGCGTGGCGGCCACGGTCAAGCACTACACCGCCAACGACTCGGAGACGGAGCGCTACTCGGTCGACGTGCGCATGTCCGAGCGGGCGCTGCACGAGGTGCACCTGGCCGCGTTCGAGGAGATCGTGCGCGCGGGCGGCGTCTGGGCGCTGATGGCCGCGTACAACTCGGTCGACGGCGTGACGATGACGGAAAGCCCGCTGCTGGACACGCCGTTGCGCACCGAGTGGGGCTTCGACGGGCTGGTCGTCTCGGACTGGTTCGCGACCCGCTCGACCGAGGGCGCCGGGCGGGCGGGCCTGGACCTGGCGATGCCGGGCCCGGGTCCGGACCAGCCCTGGGGCGCCGCCCTGGTGGCGGCGGTCCGCGACGGTCGGGTGCCGGAGCGGGCGGTGGACGACAAGGTGCGGCACCTGCTGCTCCTCGCCTCCCGGGTCGGCGCGCTCGACGGCGTACGACCGACCCCGCCCGCGCCGGCCCCCGCGCCGGAGCCGGCCGCGCTGCTGCGCGAGGCCGCCGCGGCCGGCATCGTACTGCTGCGCGATACCGGTACGGCGCTGCCGCTGGATCCGGGCCGGGTGCGCCGGGTGGCGGTGCTCGGACCCAACGCGGACACGCCGCGGATCCAGGGCGGCGGCAGCGCGACGGTGATCCCGCCGTACACGATCGGCCCGCTCGCGGGATTGCGGGCCGCGCTCGGGCCCGAGGTGCGGGTGGAGCACGCCGTCGGCGCGCGGATCCGACACCGCCTGCCGGCGGTCACCGAGGCCGAGGTGCGCGACCCGGGGTCGGGCGCACGTGGACTGCGGGTGCGCTTCCTGGGCCCGGACGGCACCGTGCTGCACGAGGAACTGCGGGGCGGCGGACGGCTGTTGTGGCTGGACGATCCGATCGTGGCGCAGGCCGTGGCGATCGAGGCGGCCGGCGTCCTGGAGGTCGGCGAGGACGGGCCACATCGCATCGGGGTCGCGGGAGTCGGCCGTTTCCGGCTGGCCGCGGACGACGTCGTGGTGGTGGACGAGGACCTGGTCACCGACGACCCGCTCGGCGGCATCCTGACCCCGCCCGAGCGGTGGGCCGAACTGGACCTGAAGGCCGGCCAGGAGGTCGAGCTGCGGTTGCGCCACGAGTTCGCGTTGGAACGCCCGGGCACCGGGTTCGTCCTGGGCGTCGACCCGCCGGCGGCGCACGAGAACGAGGACCTGGCGCACGCGGTCGCGGTCGCGGCCGACGCCGAGGTGGCGATCGTGGTGGTGGGCAGCACCGAGGAGAGCGACAGCGAGGGCCGCGACCGCATCCACCTGTCCCTGCCGGGCCGGCAGGACGAGTTGATCCGCCGGGTGGCCGAGGTCAACCCGAACACGGTCGTGGTGCTCAACAGCGGCTCGCCCGTCCTGCTGCCGTGGCGGTCGGAGGTCGCGGCGATCCTGGTCGGCTGGTTCCCCGGCCAGGAGTTCGGCGCGGCGCTGGCCGACGTCCTGCTCGGGCGGGTCGAGCCGGGCGGCCGACTCCCGGTGACCTGGCCCGCGTACGAGGACGACCCGGCGGTGTTGACCACCACGCCGATCGCGGGCCGCCTCGACTACACCGAGGGCATCCACATCGGCCACCGCGGCTGGGCCCGAGCAGGCGCAACCCCGGCCTACCCGTTCGGACACGGCCTCGGCTGGACCACCTGGACCCACGTAGGAGTCGAAACACTCCCGTCAGGCCCGGACTTCGTGGCCAGGGTAACGGTCCGCAACACCGGCGACCGCCCCGGCCGCCACCTCATCCAGGCCTACCTGAGCCGCCCCGACAGCACCGTCGAACGCCCGGTGTCCTGGCTGGCGTCCTACACCCACGCCACCGCCGACCCCGACACGGAGACCACAGTCGACCTACACATCCCGTCCCGAGCCTTCCAACACTGGGAACCGGGCAAGGGCCCCCAAACCGAACCGGGCACATACACCCTGCACATCGGCACCTCCAGCACCAACCTCCCCCTCACCACACCCCTGACAGTCCCCACCCCCAGCCTCACAACCACCCCGACCCAACCCGCCCCCTGA
- a CDS encoding TetR/AcrR family transcriptional regulator — translation MSDRTGARGPYARGVARRQEIVHAALEVFATRGYDAVSLREIAAQVGLSHTGLRHHFASKEDLLTAVLRYKDELTLTPDEQVDVSGIAWVRASRDVVALNARQPLLIRLFATLSVQATDPAHPAHTYFVERYRIAREIATRHLAQARDDGDIAADVDAEHCAELMLAAMDGLQVQWLLEPDRVDMVAAYGQFLDRFLAVLAVPLPEDGGTAQR, via the coding sequence ATGTCGGATCGCACGGGGGCGCGGGGCCCGTACGCGCGAGGAGTCGCACGACGGCAGGAGATCGTGCACGCGGCCCTGGAGGTCTTCGCCACGCGCGGGTACGACGCGGTGTCGCTGCGCGAGATCGCCGCCCAGGTGGGCCTGTCCCATACCGGGCTGCGTCACCACTTCGCGTCGAAGGAGGACCTGCTCACGGCCGTGCTGCGGTACAAGGACGAATTGACGCTCACCCCGGACGAGCAGGTCGACGTCTCCGGGATCGCCTGGGTGCGGGCGAGCCGGGACGTGGTCGCGCTCAACGCCCGGCAACCGCTGCTGATCCGGCTGTTCGCCACGTTGTCGGTACAGGCCACCGATCCCGCGCATCCGGCGCACACGTACTTCGTCGAGCGCTACCGGATCGCGCGCGAGATCGCCACGCGGCACCTGGCCCAGGCCCGGGACGACGGCGACATCGCCGCCGACGTGGACGCCGAGCACTGCGCCGAGTTGATGCTGGCCGCGATGGACGGCCTCCAGGTGCAGTGGCTGCTCGAACCCGATCGGGTGGACATGGTCGCCGCATACGGGCAGTTCCTGGACCGTTTCCTGGCGGTGCTGGCCGTTCCGCTGCCCGAGGACGGCGGAACGGCGCAGCGGTAG
- a CDS encoding non-ribosomal peptide synthetase/MFS transporter, translated as MTDSEEILTTRPDPDRDPERARREHLRRRLARARSTTPRAELTPRPADVPTPLSAAQRRMWFLAQYEPDGAAYNMPLVLRLTGRPDEGALGAALTDVVARHEVLRTVYPSVDGHVLPTVVDVDRFAMPVVDLPEPDVPDRLAAEARQPFALAEELPIRAALLRSDDRCVLSVVLHHIAADAWSVGVLFRELTAAYTARLAGRAPGVPPLPVQYADVAYRQETTLAAELDRQRAWWLDRLRGAAATITVPTDRPRPAVADTTGERIQVAFGADRSRRVRALAERTGTTTYMVLLTALQVVLARYSGGTDVTVGSPVAGRTHRSTDDLIGCFVNTLAMRTDLSGEPSVRELLGRVREGTLAAFARQELPFDRLVDALDLGRELAYTPLFQVLLNVHNQTSVQPTLPGVEVEWRDTYTGAAKFDLAIAVLDTGTADELRADLVWRSALYDESTIRRTFGHLATVLDAMAADPERPVAELPLLTAAEESALAGWNDTARAWDTAGTLHGLIEDQARATPERPAVRGSDETLTYAELDSRAAALARRLTALGVGPNRVVGLFVERSAALIVGMLGILKAGGAYLPLDPLYPDDRIRTLLGAADAVAVVATADLHTRVGDVLPVVAPDPVAPADPVPVPSVSSPVAATDLCYVLFTSGSTGTPKAVAVEHRNYLNYLFGLRERIRPGRAADGRPWNWALVSTFAADLGTTNVFGALTSGGCLHLLTRDQATDPDAFAAYLTAHRIDAMKLVPSHLEGLAAGGDRFADALPRELLICAGEPLRAELLDRIRAARPELTVHNHYGPTETTVSMLGTPVTEVPAGAASAPLGLPFGNVGAHVLDPLRRPLPVGVPGELYVTGAGVARGYLGSAASTAERFVDLDGSRAYRTGDLVRRRPDGRIEFLGRADHQVKIRGFRVEIGEVEAELGALPGVREAVVVARGEGAARKLVGYVVVEPAAPDGRPALDGATIRAAVRTRLPDYMVPSAVEVLPALPLTPNGKVDRAALPEPDLAPAPDTRVEPVTATEQAVAATFADVLGITDLGAGDDFFALGGDSFSAVRAVRAIGRGLSIIDLFQHPVVGELAALIDRRAAGPEPDEGDRSLLHRLTRDTGPTTLSLVCVPYGGGSPITFQPLADALPAGHRLYAVELPGHDPGRPDDEPEQLDALADRLAAQIVARIQGPILLYGHCLGGALATALAARLEAAGAELRGLALGGTFPAARLPGRLAAWVAERLPGDRMLSDRAYLDYLRAMGGFTDVYDEAEQRFLIRALRHDVRQAEDFYTRAYGDERPVPVAAPILCVVGDKDRATLLYEERYAEWEHFGPRVELAVIPRAGHYFLKHQAGELARLLGRWAAGPPPTAELPAARPAAARPDLATFAKVAGGQFVSMIGTALSTFALGVWVYLRTGSAFDFAMISVAAVLPAVLLLPIAGAVADRMDRRRIMIVTDTAAAAAMLSLGVLLWTGYLDLWHVYVVACVGSVCNAFQRPAYIAAIAQLVPKRYLGQANGLAQLGAGSGDMLAALAGGVLVAAVGLHGVVLFDMATFLVGVTVLLRVRFPNTLFEKREEPLLREVVTGWRYIVRRRGLVAMVVFFVVFNYLFAVATVLVTPMVLADGSAVTLGVVTAVGGIGAVLGALVMALWGGTARRATGMIGFTSVVGMAAVFAGSRPEPVFVAVGLFVLWAALMILNSHWMALIQTKVGMELQGRVLATNQMLAMSMMPLGFVTAGPLADRVFEPLLRSDGALAGSLGPILGTGPGRGTGLLLVLVGLTLGVWGLLGLAYRPLSRMEDVLPDAIPDVEIGDKDAIQAAADRQLAESGPPPTA; from the coding sequence ATGACCGATTCCGAGGAGATCCTGACCACGCGCCCCGACCCCGACCGGGACCCGGAGCGCGCCCGCCGCGAACACCTGCGCCGCCGGCTGGCCCGGGCCCGGTCCACCACACCCCGGGCCGAGTTGACCCCCAGGCCCGCCGACGTACCCACGCCGCTGTCCGCCGCGCAACGCCGGATGTGGTTCCTGGCCCAGTACGAACCCGACGGCGCCGCCTACAACATGCCGCTTGTGCTGCGCCTGACCGGCCGCCCCGACGAGGGCGCGCTCGGTGCCGCGCTGACCGACGTGGTGGCCCGGCACGAGGTGCTGCGCACGGTGTACCCCAGCGTGGACGGCCACGTGCTGCCCACCGTCGTGGACGTCGACCGGTTCGCGATGCCCGTCGTCGACCTGCCGGAGCCGGACGTACCGGACCGGCTCGCCGCCGAGGCCCGGCAACCCTTCGCCCTGGCCGAGGAACTGCCGATCCGGGCCGCCCTGTTACGCTCCGACGACCGCTGCGTACTGAGCGTGGTGCTGCACCACATCGCGGCCGACGCCTGGTCGGTGGGCGTGCTGTTCCGCGAGCTGACCGCCGCGTACACCGCCCGCCTCGCCGGCCGCGCACCCGGTGTGCCGCCCCTGCCGGTCCAGTACGCCGATGTCGCCTACCGCCAGGAGACCACTCTCGCCGCCGAACTCGACCGGCAGCGCGCCTGGTGGCTGGACCGGCTGCGCGGCGCAGCCGCCACGATCACCGTCCCGACCGACCGCCCGCGTCCCGCCGTGGCCGACACCACGGGCGAGCGCATCCAGGTCGCCTTCGGCGCCGACCGCTCGCGCCGCGTCCGGGCCCTGGCCGAACGCACCGGCACCACCACGTACATGGTGTTGCTGACCGCCCTCCAAGTGGTGCTCGCCCGGTACAGCGGCGGCACCGACGTGACCGTCGGCAGCCCGGTGGCCGGACGTACGCACCGCAGCACCGACGACCTGATCGGCTGCTTCGTCAACACCCTCGCGATGCGCACCGATCTGTCGGGCGAACCGAGCGTGCGCGAACTGCTCGGCCGGGTCCGGGAGGGGACCCTCGCCGCGTTCGCCCGCCAGGAACTGCCCTTCGACCGACTCGTCGACGCGCTCGACCTCGGTCGCGAACTCGCCTACACACCGCTGTTCCAGGTACTGCTCAACGTGCACAACCAGACCTCCGTGCAGCCCACGCTGCCCGGCGTCGAGGTCGAATGGCGCGACACCTACACCGGCGCCGCGAAGTTCGACCTGGCGATCGCCGTGCTCGACACCGGCACCGCCGACGAGTTGCGCGCCGACCTGGTCTGGCGCAGCGCGCTCTACGACGAGTCCACCATCCGGCGCACCTTCGGCCACCTCGCCACCGTCCTGGACGCGATGGCGGCCGATCCGGAACGGCCGGTGGCCGAACTGCCGTTGCTCACCGCCGCCGAGGAGAGCGCGCTCGCCGGATGGAACGACACCGCACGCGCGTGGGACACCGCCGGCACCCTGCACGGCCTGATCGAGGACCAGGCCCGCGCCACCCCGGAGCGGCCGGCCGTCCGAGGCAGCGACGAGACGCTCACCTACGCCGAACTCGACTCCCGCGCCGCCGCGTTGGCTCGACGGTTGACCGCCTTGGGGGTCGGCCCGAACCGCGTCGTCGGGCTGTTCGTCGAGCGTTCGGCCGCGCTGATCGTCGGCATGCTCGGCATTCTCAAGGCCGGCGGCGCCTATCTGCCGCTGGACCCGCTCTACCCCGACGACCGCATCCGCACGCTCCTCGGCGCCGCCGACGCCGTCGCCGTGGTCGCCACCGCCGATCTGCACACCCGCGTCGGCGACGTCCTGCCGGTCGTCGCCCCCGACCCGGTCGCCCCCGCCGACCCGGTCCCGGTCCCGTCCGTCTCGTCGCCGGTTGCCGCCACGGATCTGTGCTACGTGCTGTTCACCTCCGGCTCCACCGGCACGCCCAAGGCGGTGGCGGTCGAGCACCGCAACTATCTCAACTACCTGTTCGGGCTGCGCGAGCGAATACGGCCCGGTCGGGCGGCCGACGGCCGGCCGTGGAACTGGGCGCTGGTGTCCACCTTCGCCGCCGACCTCGGCACGACGAACGTGTTCGGCGCGCTCACCTCGGGCGGCTGCCTGCACCTGCTCACCCGGGACCAGGCCACCGACCCCGACGCGTTCGCCGCATATCTGACGGCACATCGCATCGATGCGATGAAGCTGGTCCCCAGCCACCTGGAGGGACTGGCCGCAGGCGGCGACCGGTTCGCCGACGCGCTGCCGCGCGAACTGCTGATCTGCGCGGGGGAGCCGCTCCGCGCCGAACTGCTCGACCGGATCCGGGCGGCGCGGCCGGAGTTGACCGTGCACAACCACTACGGGCCGACCGAGACCACCGTCTCGATGCTCGGCACACCCGTCACCGAGGTGCCCGCCGGCGCGGCGAGCGCGCCGTTGGGGCTGCCGTTCGGCAACGTCGGCGCGCATGTGCTCGACCCGCTGCGCCGACCGCTTCCGGTGGGCGTGCCGGGTGAGTTGTACGTGACCGGCGCCGGGGTCGCCCGGGGCTATCTCGGCTCGGCCGCGTCGACCGCGGAGCGTTTCGTCGACCTCGACGGGTCGCGTGCGTACCGCACCGGCGACCTGGTCCGGCGGCGCCCCGACGGCCGGATCGAGTTTCTGGGCCGAGCCGACCACCAGGTCAAGATCCGCGGCTTCCGGGTCGAGATCGGCGAGGTGGAAGCCGAGCTCGGCGCCCTGCCCGGCGTACGCGAGGCGGTCGTGGTGGCCCGCGGCGAGGGCGCCGCCCGCAAGCTGGTGGGCTACGTGGTCGTCGAACCCGCCGCGCCGGACGGCCGACCCGCCCTCGACGGCGCCACGATTCGCGCCGCCGTGCGCACCCGCCTGCCCGATTACATGGTCCCCTCGGCGGTCGAGGTGCTGCCCGCGCTGCCCCTGACCCCCAATGGCAAGGTGGACCGCGCGGCGCTGCCCGAACCCGACCTCGCACCTGCCCCGGACACCCGCGTCGAACCGGTGACCGCCACCGAACAGGCCGTGGCCGCGACCTTCGCCGACGTACTCGGCATCACCGACCTCGGCGCCGGGGACGACTTCTTCGCCCTGGGCGGGGACAGCTTCTCCGCCGTCCGTGCGGTGCGTGCGATCGGCCGGGGTCTATCCATCATCGACCTGTTCCAGCACCCCGTGGTGGGCGAACTCGCCGCCCTGATCGACCGCCGGGCCGCCGGCCCCGAGCCCGACGAGGGCGATCGTTCGCTGCTGCACCGGCTCACCCGGGACACCGGTCCGACCACGTTGTCCCTGGTCTGCGTTCCGTACGGCGGCGGCAGCCCGATCACCTTCCAACCGCTCGCCGACGCGCTGCCGGCCGGGCACCGGCTGTACGCGGTGGAACTGCCGGGACACGATCCGGGCCGGCCCGACGACGAGCCGGAGCAACTGGACGCCCTGGCGGACCGGTTGGCCGCGCAGATCGTCGCCCGGATCCAGGGACCGATCCTGCTCTACGGGCACTGCCTGGGCGGCGCGTTGGCCACCGCCCTGGCCGCGCGCCTGGAGGCGGCCGGCGCCGAACTGCGCGGCCTGGCGCTCGGGGGCACCTTCCCGGCCGCGCGGCTCCCGGGTCGGCTCGCCGCGTGGGTGGCCGAGCGGCTGCCCGGCGACCGCATGTTGTCCGACCGGGCCTACCTCGACTACCTGCGGGCGATGGGCGGCTTCACCGATGTCTACGACGAGGCCGAACAGCGGTTCCTGATCCGGGCGTTGCGGCACGACGTGCGCCAGGCGGAGGACTTCTACACCCGCGCCTACGGCGACGAGCGGCCCGTGCCGGTGGCCGCGCCGATCCTGTGCGTGGTGGGCGACAAGGATCGGGCGACCCTGCTGTATGAGGAACGCTACGCGGAATGGGAGCACTTCGGCCCGCGTGTCGAACTCGCGGTGATCCCGAGGGCCGGCCACTACTTCCTCAAGCACCAGGCGGGCGAGTTGGCCCGACTGCTCGGCCGGTGGGCGGCCGGACCGCCGCCTACGGCCGAACTCCCGGCGGCGCGACCGGCGGCGGCCCGGCCGGATCTGGCCACCTTCGCCAAGGTGGCCGGCGGGCAGTTCGTGTCGATGATCGGCACCGCGCTGTCCACGTTCGCGCTCGGCGTCTGGGTCTACCTCCGGACCGGATCCGCCTTCGACTTCGCGATGATCTCGGTGGCGGCGGTGCTGCCCGCGGTGCTGCTGCTGCCGATCGCCGGGGCGGTGGCGGACCGGATGGACCGGCGGCGGATCATGATCGTCACCGATACCGCGGCCGCCGCGGCGATGCTCTCGCTCGGCGTGCTGCTGTGGACCGGATATCTCGACCTGTGGCACGTATACGTGGTCGCCTGCGTCGGCTCGGTCTGCAATGCCTTCCAACGGCCCGCCTATATCGCGGCGATCGCCCAACTGGTGCCCAAGCGCTACCTCGGCCAGGCCAACGGGCTGGCCCAACTGGGCGCCGGATCGGGCGACATGCTCGCTGCCCTCGCCGGCGGCGTACTGGTCGCGGCGGTCGGGCTGCACGGTGTGGTGTTGTTCGACATGGCGACGTTCCTGGTCGGGGTGACCGTACTGCTGCGGGTGCGCTTCCCGAACACGCTGTTCGAAAAGCGCGAGGAACCGCTGCTGCGCGAGGTGGTGACGGGCTGGCGCTACATCGTGCGGCGGCGCGGACTGGTCGCGATGGTGGTCTTCTTCGTGGTGTTCAACTACCTCTTCGCGGTGGCGACCGTGCTGGTGACGCCGATGGTGTTGGCCGACGGTTCGGCGGTGACGCTGGGCGTGGTCACCGCGGTCGGCGGGATCGGCGCGGTGCTCGGCGCGCTGGTGATGGCCCTGTGGGGCGGTACCGCGCGGCGGGCCACCGGGATGATCGGCTTCACCTCGGTGGTCGGCATGGCCGCGGTGTTCGCGGGCAGCCGGCCCGAGCCGGTCTTCGTCGCGGTCGGGCTGTTCGTGTTGTGGGCGGCGCTGATGATCCTCAACTCGCATTGGATGGCGCTGATCCAGACCAAGGTCGGGATGGAGTTGCAGGGCCGGGTACTGGCCACCAATCAGATGTTGGCGATGTCCATGATGCCGCTGGGCTTCGTCACCGCCGGGCCGCTGGCGGACCGGGTGTTCGAGCCGCTGCTGCGCTCCGACGGTGCGCTCGCCGGGTCGCTGGGGCCGATCCTGGGCACGGGACCGGGGCGCGGTACGGGTCTGTTGCTGGTCCTGGTCGGTCTGACCCTGGGCGTCTGGGGCCTGTTGGGGCTGGCGTACCGGCCACTGAGTCGCATGGAGGACGTACTGCCCGACGCGATCCCGGACGTGGAGATCGGCGACAAGGACGCCATCCAGGCGGCAGCGGACCGCCAGTTGGCGGAATCGGGACCGCCGCCGACGGCTTGA
- a CDS encoding family 78 glycoside hydrolase catalytic domain: MIADNDFPPGRWRARWIWAASPDGPPSGRHTVALRAVLELDRVPERVPTRLVALSGYALAVNGVEVARGPVRANPRMRPYDDLDLAPALRPGTNVVTALAWVHDGPTAWWLPPSPFANDLVHGAFVLEARLGPDTWFHTDERWQGRVLAGWTATPGGGSVSGRGRELLDARALPADWQRPDRDPGWPAAVVRRAMTTGEPGRPEPPSYPGGPFGGRPIAWPRPRLIALTPGEDGAYTADRVLSGTLVVDATGPAGAEVLVHTAEFTDPTGRPAPGEHDASLATTTDGTRRALESVDSYGLRGALVQAPDGVVVHGVAVRERTYPVTGDAWFTCSDPRLERIWRIGRRTVTLCSADAYLDCPTREQRAWTGDAVVHQMVDLTTNADWRLARWHPRLAASPRPDGMLPMAVAGDAEWADFTVIPDWALHWVHSVWNLYRYVGDREEIAELLPVVERVLRWFVPFLDESGLPTDVFGWVIIDWSAVHTEGVSAALCGLWGRALLEFAELASWLGDRSRAEWARAAHARLAAGFERLWDPERERYADSIANGERRPMASQHGQAAALVGGLVPAARIDRLVHVLTDESALVHAAFSAPKGPAEPGSDTEVGGAHLRAGPPEPWWDTDRRVVRAQPFFRYVVHDALALAGRADLIADLCLDWLVLLDRSETSWSETWYGGTVSHGWSSTPTRDLMTRVLGVEPAEPGFAVARIEPALGSLTRAEGAVPTPAGPIGVVVTPTELTVDSPLPFVHAGRPHPAGRHTIARSGG, from the coding sequence GTGATCGCCGACAACGACTTTCCGCCCGGACGCTGGCGGGCCCGATGGATCTGGGCCGCGTCGCCGGACGGCCCGCCCTCCGGGCGGCACACCGTCGCGCTGCGGGCCGTCCTGGAGTTGGACCGGGTCCCCGAGCGGGTGCCCACGCGCCTGGTCGCCCTTTCCGGCTACGCGCTGGCCGTCAACGGCGTCGAGGTGGCCCGCGGACCGGTGCGCGCGAACCCGCGCATGCGGCCGTACGACGACCTCGACCTGGCCCCGGCCCTGCGCCCGGGCACCAACGTCGTCACGGCCCTCGCCTGGGTACACGACGGCCCCACGGCGTGGTGGCTGCCGCCGTCTCCGTTCGCCAACGATCTCGTGCACGGCGCCTTCGTGCTGGAGGCCCGGCTCGGCCCGGACACCTGGTTCCACACCGACGAGCGCTGGCAGGGCCGGGTCCTGGCCGGCTGGACCGCGACCCCCGGCGGCGGCAGCGTCTCCGGGCGCGGGCGCGAACTGCTCGACGCCCGTGCGCTGCCCGCCGACTGGCAGCGTCCCGACCGCGACCCCGGCTGGCCGGCGGCGGTGGTGCGGCGGGCGATGACCACCGGCGAGCCCGGCCGGCCCGAGCCGCCCAGCTACCCCGGCGGCCCGTTCGGCGGCCGGCCGATCGCCTGGCCGCGACCGCGCCTGATCGCGCTGACCCCGGGCGAGGACGGCGCGTACACCGCCGACCGGGTGCTCTCCGGCACCCTCGTGGTCGACGCGACCGGCCCGGCGGGCGCCGAAGTCCTGGTCCACACCGCCGAATTCACCGACCCGACCGGGCGGCCCGCACCCGGCGAACACGACGCGAGCCTGGCCACGACCACCGACGGCACCCGCCGCGCCCTCGAATCCGTCGACTCCTACGGGCTGCGCGGCGCGCTCGTCCAGGCCCCCGACGGTGTCGTCGTCCACGGCGTGGCCGTCCGCGAACGCACCTATCCGGTCACCGGCGACGCGTGGTTCACCTGCTCGGACCCGCGCCTGGAGCGGATCTGGCGGATCGGCCGGCGCACGGTGACGCTGTGCTCGGCCGACGCCTACCTCGACTGCCCCACCCGCGAACAGCGCGCCTGGACCGGCGACGCGGTGGTGCACCAGATGGTCGACCTGACCACCAACGCCGACTGGCGGCTGGCCCGTTGGCATCCCCGGCTGGCCGCGTCGCCGCGCCCGGACGGCATGTTGCCGATGGCGGTGGCGGGCGACGCCGAGTGGGCCGACTTCACCGTCATCCCGGACTGGGCGCTGCACTGGGTGCACTCGGTGTGGAACCTGTACCGCTATGTCGGCGACCGCGAGGAGATCGCCGAACTGCTGCCCGTGGTCGAGCGGGTGCTGCGCTGGTTCGTCCCGTTCCTGGACGAATCCGGCCTGCCCACCGACGTGTTCGGCTGGGTGATCATCGACTGGTCGGCCGTGCACACCGAGGGCGTCTCGGCCGCGCTGTGCGGGTTGTGGGGTCGCGCGCTGCTCGAATTCGCCGAACTGGCGTCCTGGCTCGGCGATCGTTCCCGAGCCGAGTGGGCGCGCGCCGCGCATGCCCGGTTGGCGGCCGGGTTCGAGCGGTTGTGGGATCCCGAACGCGAGCGCTACGCCGACTCGATCGCCAACGGCGAGCGGCGCCCGATGGCGTCCCAGCACGGGCAGGCCGCGGCGCTGGTCGGCGGCCTGGTCCCGGCGGCGCGGATCGATCGTCTGGTGCACGTGCTCACCGACGAAAGCGCCCTCGTACACGCCGCGTTCAGCGCCCCGAAGGGCCCCGCCGAGCCCGGCTCGGACACCGAGGTCGGCGGCGCGCACCTGCGGGCCGGGCCGCCGGAACCGTGGTGGGACACCGACCGCCGGGTGGTCCGGGCCCAGCCGTTCTTCCGCTACGTCGTGCACGACGCGCTGGCCCTGGCCGGCCGGGCCGACCTGATCGCGGACCTGTGCCTGGACTGGCTCGTCCTGCTCGACCGCAGCGAAACCTCGTGGAGCGAGACCTGGTACGGCGGCACGGTCAGCCACGGCTGGTCCTCGACGCCGACCCGCGACCTGATGACCCGGGTGCTCGGGGTCGAGCCGGCCGAGCCCGGGTTCGCGGTGGCCCGGATCGAACCCGCGCTCGGTTCGCTGACCCGGGCCGAGGGCGCGGTACCGACCCCGGCCGGCCCGATCGGCGTGGTCGTGACGCCGACGGAGTTGACCGTGGACAGCCCGCTGCCCTTCGTGCACGCGGGCCGGCCCCATCCGGCGGGCCGACACACGATCGCGCGTTCGGGCGGCTGA